The genomic stretch TGCTCGGTAGAAACGATCCGGAAGGAACACGGCATCCGCGATGATCATGGCGCCCGAAAAGAGGGGCAGTCCCATGAGGAGCGCGATGCTCAGGTGCATGCCCAGCAGCATGGTCAGGACCGGGTATTTGAGCCTGCCGAAGAGCACGAAAGGGAAGGAGACCTGGAGCAGCACCGTCAGATAGGCGGCGATGGAGATCAGTACCGAGTGTTCGTCCACCATGTGTGACAGTGCGGGCCATGGCTGAAAGAGCCGCAGGTTCAGGACGTAGTGGAGAGCGGTTCCGTTGCCCCAGGAGCTGCCCTGGACCTTGTACAGGCCGGCGCATCCGTAGAGGAAGCAGACCTGGACGGCGATGATGAACATTCCGCAGTTGTGCATCACGGTGGTCAACGTGGCACGTGCGTAGCGCAGTTGGCAGCCGAAACTATCCGTCTGCGGGAGGCCGGCGGGCGGGGATTTCAGTCTGGACCTGCGCGCGTCCAAGGACCAGCGCCGGCCGCACGCTGTGAGCGTCAGGTAGAGGGCCATGAGGAGGATGAGATTGTCGCCTCCGTCCGTCATGAAGATGGCCCTGGCGTGAAATGACGCCACGATGAGGGCGAAGAGAACCGATACCGCCCTGGTCCGCCAGCCGAGCATGAGCAGTGCGGAGATGATCAGGGCGGCCGCGTAGCAGAACTCGAAGTAGAGCCGGCTGTCGGACAGGGTCAGGATGCTGGACCAGCCCGTCTGGCCGAAGAGTTGCCTGGCCAGCCCAGGCGTCCAGGGCGACCCGGGACCCCAGATCTCGTCGCGGTTCGGGAACTCCCGCAACAGGAAGAACAAGTAGAGGAATCCATAGCCGATCCGCAGCGCCGCAGCCGCATACAGGGACACCGGATGTTCGATCAGGAGGCTCTGGAGCGCCGTGATCCGGTCGAAGAGCCATTGTGCGATGGCACCGGCCGGCCGGTCGGCGGCCCGCTGAGGTGCGCCTGCAACGCAGGGCGCCTGGTCAGTTGTCATGAGAGGTCACCTTCCACCAGGGCAGATAGCGTGTTTCTCCGGGCGGCGCGCTCCGGCTGGTGTTGTTCGTTGAGCCGGGCGCGGCGATGTGCAGCATGAGCACCCGAAGCTGGACGGACTCGATCGCGCCGCGCCGGTGAGCCTCGCTGCGCTGCACGGCGATATTGCGCAGGTACTGCTGCATCATCAGGGCGCGCGCTGAACGTGGTTGGTCGTCTCCTCCGTGTGAGTCGAGGTAGGAGGACCAGGCCCGGCGCAGCATGTTCTGGGACGTGTGACTCGGGAAGGGGTCGTGTTCGACGGCGGAGTCGTCTACGGCGGTCAGATTGAACCATGGACTGACGTGCATCTTGCCGTCGGCGGAGGTGTGCGCGGTTCTCGCGGAGATCTGCTGGTTGACGGCCTCCGGATCCGGTGCGAAGACCCGCCAGTTTTGCTCGAACAGCGGGTAGACCCATGCGTTGACCTGGCGGCTGTATCGCTGAGACACCGCATTTGATGGGGCGACGTATAAAAACACTAGAAGAACATGGACCAATGAGGTCGTTACAAACAGGCCAGTGACAACCGCCGCTACCGTCTTCAAAGAACCCTGCAGTCCGGCCGGCCTTGCAGACACATCGGATTTATCGCGCTCTTCCGGCACCGGCTCAATGGCTTGCTGTCGTTCCTTGAGATCTGCTGTTTCCATTTCACCCGGCACAACCCCACCCGGACTTTCTGACTCGGCTGTTTGCATCCGTATTTCCTGGCAGTCCACTACGGCGGCGTGTGGCGGAATCAATGCCGATTCCGCCACACGCCGCCAACCCGCTAAGCGGTTACGCGCGTCCTAGACGGCGCAGCACTCACTTCTGCGGGCTCACCATCCCTGATCACCCTGACCCTGGTCATCACCCTGGTCGCTGGGCTGGTCGCCGTATCCCTGGTCGCCCTGCTCCTTGTCTTCGCCGCGCGCCTGCCATACGAGGTGCTTGGCATACTCGTTAGCGGACTCGCTGACGTTCTTGCCGTACTTGTTATCGGGAATGCCGTGGTCATCGCCGTGACCGGGCTTCTCGTGCTCGTAGCCGTGACCGGGCTTCCCGTGCTCGTAGCCGTGACCGGGCTTCCCGTGGCCGTGGCCATGGTGCGGCGGGGGATAGCCACCGCCGCCGGTGGTTCCGGCGGTCGTGCCCGCCGTGGTTCCGGCAGTTGTGCCCGCGGTTGTGCCCGCGGTGGTACCGGCCGTGGTTCCGGCAGTGGTGCCCGCGGTCGTGCCCGCGGTGGTTCCGGCCGTGGTTCCGGCGGTCGTGCCGGCCGTAGTGCCGGCGGTGGTGGTTCCGGCAGTTGTGCCCGCGGTCGTGCCTGCGGTGGTTCCGGCGGTTGTGCCGGCCGTAGTGCCGGCGGTGGTGGTTCCGGCAGTTGTGCCCGCGGTTGTGCCTGCGGTGGTTCCGGCGGTTGTGCCCGCCGTGGTTCCAGCGGTGGTGCCCGCCGTGGTTCCGGCGGTGGTGGTGCCTGCGGTAGTGCCGGCGGTGGTGGTTCCGGCGGTGGTCGTACCCGCAGTGGTGGTGCCCGCGGTAGTGCCAGCAGTGGTGCCGGGGCTGCACGTGGGCCGGGTGATCCTGTTGTTGTCCAGCGTCACCGAGCCATTACGGGCCAGGGCCCGACCATCAATGCTTGCCCCGGTGGTCGCACCGATCGAGGTCAGGGCCAGGATGTTGCCCACGAAGGTGGAGTCGGTGCCCAGCGTGGCCGAACTACCGACCTGCCAGTACACATTGCACGGCGCGGCACCGTTGATGAGGAGGACCCGGCTGGAAGACGCCGTGGTCAGTCCCGATCCCACCTGGAACACCCACACGGCGTCGGGGTCACCCTGGGCGTCCAGGGTCAGCGTGCCGGTCAGCCCGAGAGTGGAAGAGGCGGTGTAGACGCCGGGGACCAGCGTCAGCCCACCGGCGTCCGGGGGGAGCGCCCCGTCTGTGGCCTGCCCAGCCGCGTCGTTATACGCCGCGACCAGATCGGATTGTGCCTGCAGAGCCACAGGTCCCGCGGAATACTGGGCGCCGTTCACGAGGCCGGGCGGGAATCCGGTGATAGCAGTTCCCGGACTTACCCCGAGGTCTCCGGTGATCACCGAAGGACCCGTATTGGTGACGGACGCACCAGCCAGAACCGCGAAACTGTCCGCCGTTCCCAGAGGCACAGGGGTCGCGATGGCACTCGCCTCTGGCGAAGCCACTGCGACGACAGACACGGCGAGCAGCGGAGTGACTACCGCAGCGATCCAGATCGGCAGTCTTCGCCGGTGCGTCGCGTTCAAACGATTAGACGTCATCGAAGGTGCACTCCTGAGAGCGTCGAGAGAGCGGATCGGGTAGTTCGGATATCCAAACCCCCAATTCTGTCGCCCCGCATATTACGCAGTAAATTTCGACGAATTGCAATGCATTAGGGTGAATAAAAGCAAGGTCGGGAATATATATATTTATATGAGAAATTGACTCGGTTGCGACAGAGTCACGTCCGTCACCACATGGCGGCCTGGACTGCTTTTCCGTACAGGGGAAGGAGCCGGTCGGCGGGTGGCGTGACGACGGGGCCGCACGATTCGGCGCGGCCCCGTCGTCCGGAAATTAGGTGCTCGAGCGCTGAGGCGAGCGGGTGGCGGCCGGGAGAGTCGCAAGGGCAGGTACACCTGGAATGGTCGGCAGCTTCGGGAGGCCCGGAATACTGGTCGCCGGGAGGCCGCCGCGAGCTGGATGCCGCCAGGACGTTCCTGGTCGGTGATCGTGTTCTGGACCGCGGCGACGGTTGCCTTGGGGCCCCTTGACCGCCTTCCGGAATCAGTGTGTGGTGACCTTGGTCTGGAGGTCCGCCGCTGCCTTCACCTTCAGATCCGTCCCCCAGCCGGCCATGGCGAGAGACCCGGATGGTGTGCGGCGCCGGGCGTGGCGGGGGCAGCCTCGGTCACCCCGGCGAGGGCGTCCTTACCCTGCATGCCGAGCTTGTTGGCGTCTGGGCGGGCCGCTTGCCGTCGGGTGCCTTGAGCACGGCGTCGGCGAGGTCGGTGACGGGGCACAGGACACCGGCGGCGTCGGGGGCGGACACGCCGGAAAACAGCCGACTGGCAGCCGAGAATGGTGAGCCTGTGCTGCCGAAGGCGAGGGTGCCAATATCGCGGTGGAGACGCTCGCCAGGGATCGAATCCAGGCACTCAGGGCTGGATCGCTGCGTCGATGTACGTGCTGGTGGCGTCGGTGATGAAGTCGCGGCTGCTGGCAGGGTCGAGAGCCTGGGTCTGGAGGTGGTCGTACATCATGCTGTAGTGCTGCACGTCGGATGGCTTCTCCAGCAAGAGATCGCTGGTGCACCGCTCCAGGAACACCACTGCGTCGGGGATGTCGGCGGACCTCAGGATGGAGAACTGTCCTGACAGGCCCGGGTGGGCGCCCGCCGTGTAGGGGAGGACCTGCACGGTGATGTGTGGCTCGCCACTGAGTGCTTTCAGGTGCTCCAGTTGTTCGCGCATGACGGCAGGACTGCCGACGACGCGGCGCAGAGCCGATTCGTCCACGACGACCCGCAGGTGCAGCGGGCAGGCAGGGTCGTAGATCCGGTGCTGACGACGCAGCCGCACCTTGAGGCGCGTGGCGGCCTGTTCGACAGTGAGCAGAGGGATCGTTTCCTCGATGACCGTCTGAGCGTAGGCAGGGGTCTGCAGCAGGCCGGGGATCACCATGGGCTCGTAGGCGTGAAGGGAGGAGGCGTCCGTTTCCAGGCCGATATAGGCGCTGTCGGAGAGGTCGCCATAGGTGTGCCACCAGCCCCGCTCACCGGATTCCCTGGCCATCTCCATCAGAGAGTCGATGATCTGTTGGTCGATCACTCCGTAGATCGCGCAGAGGTCACGCACGTCGCGGGGGCTGGTGGCGCGGTTGCCGTTCTCCAGATGGCTGATCTTGGGCTGAGAGACCATGAGCCGCTCGGCCACCTCTTTGCTCTTCAGCCCACTGGCCATGCGGAGCCGGCGAAGCTCGGCTCCAAGACGGCGTCTCCTGACGGTGGGATTGGATTTCGCCCACACGCGCGGCGTACCTCCGGTTTCAAGTTGTTGTGCTGGACCCGCAGGCTGCCATGGGGCAAGGGCTGCCGGACACGTGCCATGCCGTTGCGATCACAGGCAGCACAAACAGATTCTTACGCTGGCATTTGCCCAGCTCGAGCGGCGCCGGAGCCCTCGTTGAAATGCGAAACAGACGCTCACGCCACAGACCCGAGGCGGAGACACCGCGCGTCCACAACGGTGCTGGTTCTCATCGACATCTCCAGGCCTGTGATCGCTACGTACTGCCCAGAACCATCGACCAAACGTGGAGCTCACCGACTGTCGGGGCGGGAGCAGGAATCCGCGAGTACGCGGAGGGTGGCCTGCCGCCGCGACGGACAGACGGGTACGGGTACCCCTCCGATGCTGCCGCATCGTGCTCAATCACAAGGCGCCCGGCTCCCTGTACGGAGGGGGTCAGCGCTTGCGGGCGTTCGCCGTGTTTCGGATGGTGGGGTGTGTGATGTGTGCGTGGGGTCGGCGTCGGCGGGAAGAGCGGCTGCGGTTGCGGGCGGCCGAGCATGACCGGTTGCGGCTGGTGTGCGCGGTGGACTGGGCGATCACGGTGGCGCGCCGGACGGCGGCGCCGGGCGACCTGGTAGTGGTCACCGTCGAGGCGGTTCAGGCGCGGGCATTTGATGACTTCGCCCTGACGGTGACGCGGGCCCAGGCGGCAGCGGCGCTGCGTGAAAAGCTTCGGCTGCGAGCGGGGTTCGACATCGCGATCGATCTGGATGACCCAGACGACGACGCCTGACTCTGCGCCGATGCATTCGGCGAGCCTCGCTCGTCATCTCGCGTGCGGTCTGATTCCCTTTGTCGCTGTTCCTGGTCCGGCCGGGTGGCGGCCGGAGGCGTCACGGTCTGACGGCTGGGGTGGGGCTTCAGTTTTTGCCGCGGCCGGTGAGCAGGTCGCGGGCCCGGTCGACGAGTCCGGCTCCGGGGCCCAGCAGCTTGTTCCCGGGAGGGGTGCCCGGGGCGGAGGGGTGCGGGCGTGTGGGGGCCGTCTTCTTCGCGGTGCGGATTTTGTCGCCCAGCTCGTTGAGTGCCTCGGATGTGCAGGCCGCGGCGAGCAGGGGGAACAGCCGGCTCTCTTCATCACGCACGTGCGCGCTCACTTCGAACTTCAGCTTCGCCACCAGGTCGTCGAACTGCGGGTCGTCCGCGTCGAGGCCTTCGAGGTCTTTGAGGTGCTGTTCCACCTCGGCGTGGTCGGAGAGTTCCTTGTCCGCGATTTTGTCGCCGCCGTCGACGTGCTCGCGCACGGCCGGGTAGAGGTGCATTTCCTCGGCGACGGAGTGGCGGACCAGCTCGATGGTCAGCTCATCGACCAGCCTCCGGCGCTGCGGGTCGCCGACCGGCTGGCCCTCGATCTTCTCGAACAGTTCGTCGACCTCACGGTGGTCGGTGGTGAGTTCCGCGATCACATTTCCGCCGTGTCCCATAGGGGCAATCCCTCCGCTTGCGTGGTCTTCACCGTTCCACAGCGGGTACCCGGGCGCCTTTTCAACACGCGCAGCGGCTCGCCTGGGCCAGGCGGCAAGCGCCCCGTCATGCCCGCCGCGCTTGTTTTACCGGCAGGCCGGGTGATTCGAGAGATGACGACGCCGGGCCAGGTTGCTCAAGCAGCGGCCTCTTGATCTCGCAGGAGTACGTCGCGCTCCGGTGCGGCACGAGGATCGCCGCGGGATGCTGCTCGGCGTCAGTGACCGCTCTCCACAGCCCGGACATGGAGGTCCGCCCGGGGTGTCGCTCAGGTGGTGGCTTCCAGTTCTTCGAGCCGGTGACGGGTGGCAGGGTCGCTGCTGTGCCGTTTCAGCAGTTCGAGTGTCTTCGTCACGTACGCCTTCTGGGCCTCTGCCTGGGGCGTGCCCGCCAGTTGAGTCCAGGCGTTCCACTCTGCCGTGGCCACATGGTCCAAGGGGTCGGGCTTGAGGTTCATGTTGTCGCCGGATGTGGCCTGCTTGTAGCAGGCGTAGAGATACAGCCCCTCTTCCGGGCTCGGTTGGAGAGGGCCATCGTGCGGCAGCTCCTGAATGATTTCTACTGCCCTGTTGAACTGTTCCTGCGAAACCCCGGACACCGTGAGCACCTCTTGTCGATCACCTGATGGTTCATCCTCATGGCCAGAGCGGGGCCAGAGCGCGGAGCTCCTCGACGAGAATCAGGGCGGGGCCGCACTCCCCGAGGACGTCCCTCAAGGTCCGTCCACTCGTCTCGATGGGAGTGTCATCGCCTCTCCCATGCCCAGACACTTTGCGCCTGCCTCAATGATGCGGCGTTCACGGTTGCCCTGGAGCCTGTTCGTCTGCGCGCTTGCGTCTGCGTGGCGGGGTCGTTGCGTGGGTGGCACGCTGAGGATTGAACCTGCAGGAGGCCGGCCGGGTACATGGCCTCCGCGCGGTGTTCGCGCCCGGTCGTATCTTCCCCCAAGGTGCGACCGGGCTACTCCGCCCGGGCGGTTGTCGTGCCCGCCGCTCCGGCGTGCGGCGTGGTGTGTGGGGCCTCCTGGCCGGGCAGGTCGGAGGCCCCACAGGACGCGCCTTCCGTGGCTATGGACAGCAGGCACGCGTCGCCCGGGCAACAGGTCCGGACCGCTGCGAGTCACGGGGCCCGCCGCCGGATTCACCCCAGTGGCGGTGCCGGTGATCAGGCCGTGCCATCGCCCGTTCCCCGGCCCCGGGCCACCCGCTCGCAGCGCGCTGGGTGGAAAGGCAGGGCGGTTGCAAGTTCCGGGGGCGTGCGGCTGGTCGGGTTGTGACCGGTTGGGGTGCATAACAGGGCAGGTACGGGCTTCGTGATCATTGTGGTGTCTAAGCCCGATGATCATGAGGTGGCCCGTGCCTGCCGCTGTATCTTCTCCCATTCCCGCCGTGCTGGTGAAGCTGGGGCCGCTGGATGCCGGTCGGATCGCTGACCTGCGCCTCTACTTCGACTCGGTGCCCGACCCGCGCTCCCGGCGGGGCCGGTGGTACTCGCTGACCGTGATCCTGCTGGTGTGTGCCTGCGCGGTCGTCTCGGGAGCGAGGAGCATCGACGAACTCGCCGAGTGGGGCCATCGTGCCCCGAACGCTCTGCTGACAGTGATCGGGATCCGGCGCCATCTTCTGGGATGGCGGCGCGCTCCGTCGCCTGCCACGATCGGCCGTGTGCTGGGGGCTGTTGACGGGGATGCCCTGGACCGGGCGGTGGGCGCCTACCTGGCCGACCGGCACCGCGCCGCCACCGAGCCCACCCAGACACCGTCGCCCTCCGCGTCTGGGCGGCCGCGCGTGATCGCTGTCGACGGCAAAGCACTCAAGGGATCAGCCCGTCTCACTGCGACGCACCGGCATCTGCTCTCCGCGGTCACGCACGGCACCGTCGTGACCCTCGCTCAGGTGGAGGTCGGCGCGAAGACGAACGAAACCACGCACTTCCAACCGCTCCTGGCACCGCTGGACCTGGCCGGCGTCGTTGTCACCTTCGACGCCCTGCACTCGGTCAAGGCGAACGTCTCCTGGCTGGTCGAGACCAAGAAGGCCCACTACATCGCCGTGATCAAGACCAACCAGCCGACCGCTCACAGCCAGCTCGCGGCCCTGCCGTGGCGGGACATCGCCGTCCAGCACACAGCCTCCGGGACCGGGCGCGGCAGGCGCGAGTCCCGCTCGATCAAGACCTGCGCCGTCGCGGACGAACTCGGCGGGATCGCCTTTCCCCACGCCCGCCTGGCCATCCGCGTCCACCGCCGCCGCAAGCAGACCGGCCAGCGCGAGACCCGTGAGAGTGTCTACGCCGTCACCAGCCTCGACGCCCATCAGGCCGGCCCGGCCTACCTGGCCGCCGCGATCCGCGGGCACTGGGGAGTGGAGAACTCCTCGCACTACATCAGGGATGTCACCTTCGCTGAGGACGCCTCCACCGTCCACGCCGGAACCGCACCGCGGGCCATGGCGACCCTCCGCAACCTCGCCATCGGCGTGCTGAAAATCCTCGGAGCCGACAACATCGCCAAAACCACCCGGGCGATCCGCGACGAACCCCAACGAGCACTCCCCATCCTGGGCATCACCAACAATCCAGACACCTACGAAACTTGATCAAGCCCTGCCCCGAACGGCGGCACCACCTTCCGGATCTTGAATGTGGGTGTCGAAAGTGCTGCCGGGATTTCTCTTGAGTAGGTCGCCACCTCGATGTCCGTTTCCCGCCAGCAGTCCTCGAGCCGCAGTGCCAACGTATGAACAGGCTCCGCGAGTTCTCGCTGGAGAATGCCTCCGTCCGTAATTCCTGCATGTGGAGTAAAGAATGCACGTGGCTATTGAGCCGAGAGTAATGTATTTCGGGACACCGGTTGTGATGATTAGCACTCAAAATGAGGACGGGTCGCCGAATTTGGCTCCGATGTCATCCGTATGGTGGGTCGGCCAATCCTGCATGCTGGGACTTGATGAAACATCCAAGACAACTCAGAATCTTGTCCGGACCAAAGAGTGCGTGATCAATCTTGTACCTTCGAGCTTGGTCGATGCAGTCGACCGTTTGGCACTTGTTACTGGGACTCTTAATGTTCCGCAGCACAAGCTGCGGAAGGGTTATAGATGTGAGCCGGATAAATTCGGCGCAGCGGGACTCACTGTCATTTCTTCTGATGAAGTGGAACCACCGCGCGTGGCTGAGTGTCCAATCCAGCTCGAGGCTTCCATCGATCGCATTCACCCCTTTGGCGAGGCTGATTCCGGGCTGTTGGCCTTCGATGCGCGAGTAGTGCGAGCCCATGTACAAGAGGAGCTACTTGTTCCTGATCGTCGGAACCATGTGGACGCTGACAAATGGGATCCACTGATCATGAAATTCTGCGAATACTATGGACGTGGTGAAAACCTGCAACCCTCGTCCCTCGCGCGTGGTTGGGGCATGCCTCAGAGGTTGTCCCTACTTCCATAGTTCCCTAAAGGGGAGTGCGAATTTCAGCCTGTTCACCCTAAAGTATGGAGCGGATCATTAGGTCTCGAACAGATAAAGGTAGACTTGATCGGCCGTATTATGCGGCGATACTGACCACCCGTCTTTCGGGTCGAGATACCAGCGGGTACATTGAGGCGGAGAGGAGGATGATTTCTCTTGCGGAACAAATACCCGGTTATATAAGCCGCGAAACGACACGGAGCTCGGACGGGCGCGACCAGACGATTGTTTACTATGAGGACGAAAGAGCGATCCGGATGTGGCGCGATAATCTCGAACACC from Streptomyces sp. NBC_00344 encodes the following:
- a CDS encoding flavin reductase family protein; amino-acid sequence: MYFGTPVVMISTQNEDGSPNLAPMSSVWWVGQSCMLGLDETSKTTQNLVRTKECVINLVPSSLVDAVDRLALVTGTLNVPQHKLRKGYRCEPDKFGAAGLTVISSDEVEPPRVAECPIQLEASIDRIHPFGEADSGLLAFDARVVRAHVQEELLVPDRRNHVDADKWDPLIMKFCEYYGRGENLQPSSLARGWGMPQRLSLLP
- a CDS encoding acyl-CoA-binding protein; this translates as MSGVSQEQFNRAVEIIQELPHDGPLQPSPEEGLYLYACYKQATSGDNMNLKPDPLDHVATAEWNAWTQLAGTPQAEAQKAYVTKTLELLKRHSSDPATRHRLEELEATT
- a CDS encoding hemerythrin domain-containing protein, with amino-acid sequence MGHGGNVIAELTTDHREVDELFEKIEGQPVGDPQRRRLVDELTIELVRHSVAEEMHLYPAVREHVDGGDKIADKELSDHAEVEQHLKDLEGLDADDPQFDDLVAKLKFEVSAHVRDEESRLFPLLAAACTSEALNELGDKIRTAKKTAPTRPHPSAPGTPPGNKLLGPGAGLVDRARDLLTGRGKN
- a CDS encoding DUF5819 family protein, which translates into the protein MQTAESESPGGVVPGEMETADLKERQQAIEPVPEERDKSDVSARPAGLQGSLKTVAAVVTGLFVTTSLVHVLLVFLYVAPSNAVSQRYSRQVNAWVYPLFEQNWRVFAPDPEAVNQQISARTAHTSADGKMHVSPWFNLTAVDDSAVEHDPFPSHTSQNMLRRAWSSYLDSHGGDDQPRSARALMMQQYLRNIAVQRSEAHRRGAIESVQLRVLMLHIAAPGSTNNTSRSAPPGETRYLPWWKVTSHDN
- a CDS encoding helix-turn-helix domain-containing protein, producing MWAKSNPTVRRRRLGAELRRLRMASGLKSKEVAERLMVSQPKISHLENGNRATSPRDVRDLCAIYGVIDQQIIDSLMEMARESGERGWWHTYGDLSDSAYIGLETDASSLHAYEPMVIPGLLQTPAYAQTVIEETIPLLTVEQAATRLKVRLRRQHRIYDPACPLHLRVVVDESALRRVVGSPAVMREQLEHLKALSGEPHITVQVLPYTAGAHPGLSGQFSILRSADIPDAVVFLERCTSDLLLEKPSDVQHYSMMYDHLQTQALDPASSRDFITDATSTYIDAAIQP
- a CDS encoding ISAs1 family transposase, producing MPAAVSSPIPAVLVKLGPLDAGRIADLRLYFDSVPDPRSRRGRWYSLTVILLVCACAVVSGARSIDELAEWGHRAPNALLTVIGIRRHLLGWRRAPSPATIGRVLGAVDGDALDRAVGAYLADRHRAATEPTQTPSPSASGRPRVIAVDGKALKGSARLTATHRHLLSAVTHGTVVTLAQVEVGAKTNETTHFQPLLAPLDLAGVVVTFDALHSVKANVSWLVETKKAHYIAVIKTNQPTAHSQLAALPWRDIAVQHTASGTGRGRRESRSIKTCAVADELGGIAFPHARLAIRVHRRRKQTGQRETRESVYAVTSLDAHQAGPAYLAAAIRGHWGVENSSHYIRDVTFAEDASTVHAGTAPRAMATLRNLAIGVLKILGADNIAKTTRAIRDEPQRALPILGITNNPDTYET
- a CDS encoding ice-binding family protein, encoding MTSNRLNATHRRRLPIWIAAVVTPLLAVSVVAVASPEASAIATPVPLGTADSFAVLAGASVTNTGPSVITGDLGVSPGTAITGFPPGLVNGAQYSAGPVALQAQSDLVAAYNDAAGQATDGALPPDAGGLTLVPGVYTASSTLGLTGTLTLDAQGDPDAVWVFQVGSGLTTASSSRVLLINGAAPCNVYWQVGSSATLGTDSTFVGNILALTSIGATTGASIDGRALARNGSVTLDNNRITRPTCSPGTTAGTTAGTTTAGTTTAGTTTAGTTAGTTTAGTTAGTTAGTTAGTTAGTTAGTTAGTTAGTTTAGTTAGTTAGTTAGTTAGTTAGTTTAGTTAGTTAGTTAGTTAGTTAGTTAGTTAGTTAGTTAGTTAGTTAGTTAGTTGGGGYPPPHHGHGHGKPGHGYEHGKPGHGYEHEKPGHGDDHGIPDNKYGKNVSESANEYAKHLVWQARGEDKEQGDQGYGDQPSDQGDDQGQGDQGW
- a CDS encoding HTTM domain-containing protein, translated to MTTDQAPCVAGAPQRAADRPAGAIAQWLFDRITALQSLLIEHPVSLYAAAALRIGYGFLYLFFLLREFPNRDEIWGPGSPWTPGLARQLFGQTGWSSILTLSDSRLYFEFCYAAALIISALLMLGWRTRAVSVLFALIVASFHARAIFMTDGGDNLILLMALYLTLTACGRRWSLDARRSRLKSPPAGLPQTDSFGCQLRYARATLTTVMHNCGMFIIAVQVCFLYGCAGLYKVQGSSWGNGTALHYVLNLRLFQPWPALSHMVDEHSVLISIAAYLTVLLQVSFPFVLFGRLKYPVLTMLLGMHLSIALLMGLPLFSGAMIIADAVFLPDRFYRALAPLWQRAYRRTGVGKIRLQRGLELHAFPKARTDKLDCTPTRDGAVAGRKHTP